A single region of the Manihot esculenta cultivar AM560-2 chromosome 12, M.esculenta_v8, whole genome shotgun sequence genome encodes:
- the LOC110628223 gene encoding synapsin-2 — MVGPSLDTTKRHLKPPSSSSTTSTIKFLCSYGGKIVPRYPDGKLRYHGGETRVLSVDRSISFSALLLKLGELCGKEVSLRCQLPNEDVDALVSITSDEDLVNLIEEYDRAATPKIRAFLSMPKKISPPLSSSSSSSSSSSSSSSPSNSYVATVGSTASTSTPRCYHQISKPVAYPVKKILPHPHYVYHVPGNTSHAYMVHNGNHWQ; from the exons ATGGTCGGACCTTCCCTTGACACCACCAAGCGCCACCTCAAACCGCCGTCCTCCTCCTCCACAACGTCCACCATCAAGTTCCTTTGCAGCTACGGCGGCAAGATCGTTCCTCGTTATCCTGACGGGAAACTCCGTTATCACGGTGGCGAGACCCGCGTCCTCTCCGTGGACCGCTCCATTTCCTTCTCTG CGCTGTTGTTGAAGCTCGGGGAGTTGTGTGGGAAGGAAGTGAGTCTCCGTTGTCAGTTGCCAAATGAGGATGTAGACGCTCTGGTATCGATCACCTCGGATGAGGATCTGGTTAATCTCATCGAGGAATACGATCGAGCTGCAACCCCAAAGATCAGGGCCTTCCTATCTATGCCTAAAAAAATATCTCCTCCTCTTTCCTCGTCGTCGTcgtcttcatcatcatcatcatcctcatcatcaCCTTCTAATAGCTATGTTGCCACTGTTGGTTCAACGGCTTCAACTTCTACACCGAGATGCTATCATCAAATCTCGAAGCCGGTAGCCTATCCTGTGAAGAAGATTCTTCCTCATCCTCACTATGTTTACCATGTCCCTGGAAACACTAGCCATGCCTACATGGTTCACAACGGGAATCATTGGCAATAG